Sequence from the Ignavibacteria bacterium genome:
AATAATGTCAGTTGAAAAACTTACACCGGGTATGATTTTACGGGCTTTTTCGATCAGATTCAGGTAGTGTTCCACTGTGTATGTCCGGTTCATCAATTCAAGTACTCTGTTCGAACCCGACTGAACCGGAAGGTGGATATAATTACAAAGATTGTCATACTCAGCTATCGTTTCAAGCAGTTTATCGGAAAGATCCTGCGGATGTGATGTCGTAAATCTTACTCTCATGCCTGAATCAACCCGGGAAACAGCAGCCAGTAGGTCGGCAAAATCGCTGCCGTTATCATCGTATGAATTTACATTCTGCCCAAGAAGCGACACTTCCCTGAATCCCTTCATCGAAAGTTGTTCCACTTCCTTCACAATCGATTCAAGACTCCTGCTTCTTTCCCTTCCACGGGTGTAAGGAACTACACAGAATGTACAAAATTTGTCGCAGCCGCGCATTACGGATATCCACGCCTGCAAACCCTCTTCCCTGTAGGGCATAATGTCGTCATAAGTTTCGGTGCGCGAAAGTTTTACTCCAATCCCTTTCCCGCCGCTGTAAACCACATCGAGAAACTCGGGAAGTCTTCTGTATTCATCGGGACCAACCACCATATCGACAAGTTTTTTCTCCTCGATAAGATTCTTCCTGAGTCTCTCTGCCATACATCCAAGAATTCCGACAACCATGTCAGGTTTTTTATCTTTCAATGTCTTCAGGTTGCCAAGCCGCCCGTAAATTCTCTGCTCCGCATTTTCGCGAATGCTGCATGTGTTCAAAAAAACCACATCTGCTGAATGTACATCATCTGCAAGGTCATAGCCATTGTTGTTCAGAATTCCCATCACCAACTCTGTGTCTGCGGTGTTCATCTGACAACCGTATGTCTCAATATATACTTGTTTTTTCTTCATCAAATCTTTTTATGGTCTAACTTATGATTCCGGCATATCTCCGGAAAATGAATTATTTAAACAATAAATATAATCAAAATTTATCTTACCATTTACCGGTTATAAGTGCCCCCTGTACTCATTGTTTCTAAGGAACATTTAATAAATTGCACGGTTAAATACACAGTTTTATCCAACAATTATATGGATTATGCCATGAAAACCAATGTATTATTGCTTTCTTTTTTATTCTCTTTTCCGTAGCCCTGTTCTCACAGGATGTGGCCAAAAATAGTGTAAAACTGGACGGAGTGTCTGTGGGAATGACCATGGACGAGGTTTATAAGGCAATGGAAGCAC
This genomic interval carries:
- the miaB gene encoding tRNA (N6-isopentenyl adenosine(37)-C2)-methylthiotransferase MiaB, which codes for MKKKQVYIETYGCQMNTADTELVMGILNNNGYDLADDVHSADVVFLNTCSIRENAEQRIYGRLGNLKTLKDKKPDMVVGILGCMAERLRKNLIEEKKLVDMVVGPDEYRRLPEFLDVVYSGGKGIGVKLSRTETYDDIMPYREEGLQAWISVMRGCDKFCTFCVVPYTRGRERSRSLESIVKEVEQLSMKGFREVSLLGQNVNSYDDNGSDFADLLAAVSRVDSGMRVRFTTSHPQDLSDKLLETIAEYDNLCNYIHLPVQSGSNRVLELMNRTYTVEHYLNLIEKARKIIPGVSFSTDIITGFPTETLEDHLMTLELMDKVKYDGAYMFKYSPREGTKAFRMGDDVPEEVKTRRLQQIIELQQRHSLELNNLMIGKTERVLVEGFSKKSDKFFAGRTDTNKVAIFPVDENISTGDYVDIKIDRVTSATLFGEVVTVFEKYQASAV